The following coding sequences lie in one Arachis hypogaea cultivar Tifrunner chromosome 9, arahy.Tifrunner.gnm2.J5K5, whole genome shotgun sequence genomic window:
- the LOC112710659 gene encoding uncharacterized protein, protein MICIQQKKSRWKMPPNKRRGGAINAPDTAESNRAVSLPLGALRQKPRSQRIADRREGEIPRERVQENPAVRETQPDLAAELRGMNQTLNAVLQVLTNQNRGRAGIPNMPNPQPHRVHQLFGDQEPPIEKYLKLNSSTFNGDSLDEDPQQYLEDTKKAIRALKCTKECAVELVSYNLRDSVRYWYESLLESKEAAGLPPPSWEEFTEEFLARFYPANKQAEDAIAFEKLRQENMTVTEYAKEFTRLSKSALYLVNSEEMKVRRFVRGLTEPMFTTLMPEIGRMSFKDVLNFAYGIEAGIAERNTFKDVGKKPKMKG, encoded by the exons ATGATTTGCatccaacaaaaaaaatcaag GTGGAAGATGCCACCTAATAAAAGACGTGGTGGAGCTATTAATGCTCCTGATACTGCTGAATCCAATAGGGCAGTTTCTCTACCCCTTGGAGCACTTCGACAAAAGCCAAGGAGCCAAAGAATAGCTGATAGGCGCGAAGGAGAGATACCCCGCGAGAGAGTTCAAGAGAACCCCGCAGTAAGAGAGACTCAACCGGACTTAGCAGCTGAATTAAGGGGAATGAATCAAACCCTTAATGCGGTATTACAGGTTCTAACAAATCAAAATAGGGGCAGAGCAGGAATTCCTAATATGCCAAATCCTCAGCCTCATAGAGTTCATCAATTGTTTGGGGATCAAGAGCCACCAATTGAGAAGTATTTAAAGTTGAATTCGTCCACTTTCAATGGagattcattggatgaagatccacAACAATATCTAGAGGACACAAAGAAAGCTATTCGAGCTCTCAAGTGCACCAAGGAATGTGCTGTTGAGTTAGTATCCTACAACTTGCGTGATTCGGTAAGATATTGGTATGAGTCTCTTCTTGAGAGCAAAGAAGCAGCCggacttcctcctccttcttggGAAGAGTTCACTGAAGAGTTTCTTGCTCGATTTTATCCAGCTAACAAGCAAGCAGAAGATGCAATTGCCTTTGAAAAATTAAGGCAAGAGAATATGACAGTGACTGAGTATGCTAAAGAGTTTACTAGACTTTCTAAGAGTGCTCTGTACTTGGTGAATTCAGAAGAGATGAAAGTTCGTCGTTTCGTTCGTGGATTGACAGAACCTATGTTCACTACTCTTATGCCTGAAATCGGACGCATGTCTTTTAAGGATGTCCTAAACTTTGCTTATGGAATTGAAGCTGGGATAGCGGAGAGAAACACTTTTAAGGATGTTGGTAAGAAGCCCAAGATGAAGGGATAA